In Triplophysa rosa linkage group LG18, Trosa_1v2, whole genome shotgun sequence, a genomic segment contains:
- the LOC130569541 gene encoding LOW QUALITY PROTEIN: interferon-induced protein with tetratricopeptide repeats 1B-like (The sequence of the model RefSeq protein was modified relative to this genomic sequence to represent the inferred CDS: inserted 1 base in 1 codon; substituted 2 bases at 2 genomic stop codons) — protein sequence QYELAKLECHFTWDMKKEDTNITDHLARLEHHRDLNLGEEAGIARTHNSLAYVKYLLGSYEEALTNLQKSEELTKDCYGENCDERVIVTYGNFAXLHFHMKHEAECKSYLDKLKEIIENNPPVSTFDVHHVVGEKAWALFKFSRKYYDRAIECFRKALELELEEGEWNAGYAIVLYRTEKSALVLXDSSEIQQLRRAIETNPDNDESQLLLALKLAEFKLFDEAKDLVEKALDKSPDSPNVIRYVGKYLRNYGHVDXSISLLKRALDVTPDSAFIHHQLALCYKQKK from the exons CAATATGAACTGGCCAAGCTGGAATGTCACTTCACGTGGGATATGAAAAAAGAAGATACAAACATCACTGATCATTTAGCTAGACTGGAGCATCATCGTGACTTAAATCTGGGGGAGGAGGCTGGgatcgcacgcacacacaactcTTTGGCATACGTCAAATATCTCTTGGGTTCTTATGAGGAAGCCCTAACAAATTTACAGAAATCTGAGGAGCTCACTAAAGATTGTTATGGGGAAAACTGCGACGAGAGAGTCATTGTTACTTATGGAAATTTTGCTTGATTACACTTTCACATGAAACATGAGGCTGAATGCAAAAGTTACCTGGACAAACTGAAGGAGATTATAGAAAACAATCCACCTGTCTCTACCTTTGATGTTCATCATGTGGTTGGTGAGAAGGCATGGGCCTTGTTTAAATTTTCACGTAAATACTATGACAGAGCTATAGAGTGTTTCAGAAAGGCGTTAGAGCTAGAGCTGGAAGAAGGTGAGTGGAATGCTGGTTATGCCATTGTACTATATAGAACGGAAAAAAGTGCACTAGTCC AGGATTCATCTGAAATTCAACAACTCAGACGGGCGATAGAAACAAACCCAGATAATGATGAATCACAGCTTCTTTTAGCTCTGAAACTTGCCGAGTTTAAGCTGTTTGATGAAGCAAAGGATCTGGTGGAAAAGGCTCTTGATAAGTCTCCAGATAGCCCTAATGTGATTCGATATGTGGGAAAATACCTGAGAAACTATGGACATGTAGACTAGTCTATTAGCCTGTTGAAAAGAGCATTGGATGTTACTCCAGATTCAGCATTTATACACCATCAGTTAGCTCTGTGctacaaacagaaaaaataa
- the LOC130568948 gene encoding interferon-induced protein with tetratricopeptide repeats 5-like, with protein MSMDYETALRTKLHQLECHFTWALIKDDLDLPSILNRLDEQLKLDVGKKERLAQTYTALAYVKFLQGLQKKSLSNLMTSVKLYKECHEEEFHKALIVTYGNLAWINYHMKNYTECESYLQKVEKINENISSESSSVPEVLGEKGWTFLKFSCKYYERAKECFKKALDLEPEDGEWNAGYAIALYRTEYGKFTIENSPTIKQLRRAIETNPDDDVLKIFLAMKLAIYKRYREAVSLVEEALERSPDHPHVLRYAGKFFRNKRSLDRGIDLLSKALEQSPNSSLIHHQLALCYEMNKIRLLQEGNHHTRSSWVQQIRDQIIYHLEMATTHAPCFIKAMSDLALHYGERREIPRAEEMFQMSFKTAKEKNDNLHVVHFYYAEFQLYGNRCEVLAIKHYMECLKMSPGSPEGQKSARSLRKIAEKRIYKNAQDEEAYGILGFIHKEKGEKSKAIECYEKALSYGDNDEYLTNLCALRQSMQ; from the exons ATGAG TATGGATTATGAGACAGCTTTGAGGACAAAACTTCACCAGCTGGAATGTCACTTCACCTGGGCTCTGATAAAAGATGATTTAGATCTACCTAGTATTCTCAATAGGCTGGATGAACAGCTCAAGTTGGATGTTgggaaaaaagaaagacttgcacAAACTTACACTGCTTTAGCATATGTAAAGTTCCTTCAGGggttacaaaaaaaatcacttagCAATCTCATGACATCTGTGAAGCTTTACAAAGAGTGCCATGAGGAGGAATTCCACAAAGCTCTCATTGTCACCTATGGAAACCTTGCCTGGATAAACTACCACATGAAGAACTATACAGAGTGTGAAAGTTACCTGCAGAAAGTCGAGAagataaatgaaaacatttcatcaGAGTCTTCGTCTGTTCCAGAGGTGCTTGGTGAGAAGGGATGGACCTTCCTTAAATTTTCTTGCAAGTATTATGAGAGAGCCAAAGAATGTTTCAAGAAGGCTTTAGATTTGGAACCAGAAGATGGTGAGTGGAACGCTGGTTATGCCATCGCTCTGTATCGAACAGAATATGGAAAATTCACGATTGAGAATTCACCCACAATCAAGCAACTGAGACGAGCCATTGAAACAAATCCTGATGATGATGTTCTTAAGATCTTCTTAGCTATGAAACTCGCTATATACAAAAGGTACAGGGAGGCTGTAAGCTTGGTAGAAGAGGCTTTAGAAAGATCTCCAGATCACCCACATGTCTTGCGATATGCTGGAAAATTCTTTAGAAATAAAAGATCTCTGGACAGGGGTATTGATCTGTTGAGCAAAGCACTTGAACAGTCACCTAATTCAAGTCTCATACATCATCAGTTAGCTCTCTGCTATGAGATGAATAAAATCCGATTACTGCAGGAGGGAAATCATCACACCAGATCATCTTGGGTTCAACAGATTCGTGATCAGATCATCTACCATTTAGAAATGGCTACCACCCATGCACCCTGCTTTATCAAAGCTATGAGTGATCTAGCACTGCATTACGGAGAACGGCGTGAGATTCCACGAGCTGAAGAGATGTTTCAGATGAGTTTCAAAACAGCTAAAGAGAAAAATGATAATCTACATGtggttcatttttattatgctGAATTCCAGTTGTACGGCAACAGATGTGAAGTTTTAGCTATCAAGCACTACATGGAATGCCTGAAGATGAGCCCAGGTTCACCTGAGGGGCAGAAAAGTGCTAGAAGTTTAAGAAAGATTGCAGAGAAGCGGATTTATAAAAACGCACAGGATGAGGAAGCCTATGGGATACTAGGGTTCATTCACAAAGAAAAAGGAGAGAAGAGCAAAGCCATTGAGTGCTATGAGAAAGCTTTGAGTTATGGAGACAATGATGAGTACCTCACTAATCTTTGTGCTCTCAGACAGTCCATGCAGTAA